The DNA segment aTAATTGTTTACAATCAACAACTAATTAATTCACATACCTGAACGAATCTTTATACTGGAGGGTCCAGGTTATGCATTCATTGTCCTCCTATCTTAATCAATGGATGTATCATAACACTGATTAAGATAGGAGGACATCCATAATCAAAGGTCTTCATTATCAGACATCCATAAATCTTAAGTGTATATAAAACTGGTACACTTCCCCAGTTTTGAAGTGCATTTAAGAGGCAATTCTCTGTGCTCCATGTCAATCTTTTCAAGACTGTGTGCTTACTCATAAAGCTGCAATTGTAAATACTATAATCAATTTAACCTTGTGGATATCCATTTTGGCAGAGCTACAAGGAGCTCTTAACACCTTTCTGGCAGAGCTCAATGAAAACTTCATCATTGTCGGGCTTCAATCATTGTACAGGCCCTACTGgactaacaaaacaaaaaaagggaaCGAAATGAATATTCCAAGGAATTAACCAACAAAACATTATAGTGCCCAACCTAATggtggaaaaaaatattagagatcAAGAAAGTCAATAAACAACAGTTGCGACAGTACTCGTAATTACGGGCAGGCAAGGAAGATGAATCTAAAACTTATGAAACTGGGTTTTACTGTCAAACCTGGCTTGTTAGAGTGTGATTGTTGCCGAATCCACAGCTTTTCAAGTTCTGCACTCCTCTGTCTGGTCTTTTTATGGATCACAAGCATTCTCAACATAACTGACTGGTACTCCATGGGCACTAAAGAATTTCATTACCTGCAGTTCCacatataaaagtcaaattttaacatatatatatatatatatatatatatatatatatataaatacacacacacatacatatactgatttttgtgctgcaaaagaatcatatacaGGAAGAGTATTTCCAGAAATTTAAATGCACCTCATCAGGCTTAGGTAATTTCTCCAACGCTTTCTGAATCACGTCATCCAATTGTTGATACTAGGGCCCAAATGATAGAAACAGGCAGCCTTGATATATATGCATCCTACCAGGCATATGattctcactcagaaatggtttatgatataaaaattaatttactacaGGCAAGCAATCAAAGAATGTACTAAAACAGAAGCAGCACCTAGTATATTCTCTCCAGCAGACAGATTCTTAACCCAGTTGTAGAAATAGAGAACTGTGGGTAAATCCTCTTCTGAAACAAAGTGAGTTTGATCTTATTTAAGCTAGGAACACCATCCTCTCTGTTGATGCAAACATCCGCCTTTCCTCCTTTCTTGTTCATGATCATTTCTTCTATATTGGATCATTAAGTCATTTGAGCTTACAAGTAATGTAATAATGAGAATACATTGATGGCAATTTGTTAACAAACCtgttttcaagcttgttttcccctaaattttgcatcacaaatttcaaccaaataaaTCCTTTGTTAATAATCGATgctcaaaaagaaaagaattgtagcagtatgacaaattaaattGGCATTAGAGCTGTATCAGCAAGAGTGAGAGAGTTCAGTACCTTAATTAAACGAGCATATGCCAAGTGTCTCATCTGCTAAGTTTCCATCAGCATGCAACCTTGCCACACTGAAATTGCCCAcctgtttgtgatattgataatgcataatcattaatattgaaGTAAGGATTTTATTCCTTGCTATTTCtaggaaaaatttaatgaataaaaatacaacagtataaattacaaatgatACCTAAAACCTCTTCAGCTTGTCTGCTTTTCCTTTTCTGCTACAATTCCATGCCCTGTACTCCCCTGCATTTTCTGTTACAATTTTCTCATGTGAATCTAAACAAACCATTTTGTTGTGGTATCAAGCCATTGAAGAAAGAAACAGAACCCATAAGCCTACAGTATAGTTTGTAAAAGAAAACAGAGAATCTACggtattataaaagaaaaaagtgcaCCACATACCACTGCCATGAGCACACTTCTTTGTCGAACTCAAAGCCTTTAGGGTTGCGGCAGATGGTATCGACGGGAAGCCTAAGGCCGTTGATTTTAACAGGAAGATCTTCCTTCGCCTTTAAGTAAAAAGTAAAGGTGATTGTAGGGATCAGTTcgtgaaaaaataaaggtaaaactaCCATTTCGGTtacaacaaatttataatattaaaaaaatcccaGATCCGGCCACGCGCACCCTCACTTTgaataaaatcatcaaaagCCCTCTATACTTGTAAAATTATCGTTGATTTCCCCTGTAGAATTGcttcccttctttttttttttttttaattaagtaattaattaaaaattttcacaagaGTGACAGAGGTTGAACTCAGGACTTTCCTTCTCTTTTATCAGTAAGTAGACCTTAGAGTGAGGGAATTTCAGTGCCTTGATTCAACAAGCTTATGAAACATGTCTCGCTACTAGCTTTCCATCAATCTTGTCATTGTCTCAGTTAGGTGttcactttttcttcttcttcttcttcttcttcttcttcttctatattTCAAACAACAGAGACATTATAGAAGCAGTgtttttaagaattcaaaattcgaagatgtaattataaatataaaatctttaaattactcaaacaagaataataatttgttattgaattagtgatacatgattcataccatttaGTTGTTCCCTTGCGATTTTCTCCTACAAAACCAACcacaatttttagattattaatgTCATACAGCtaactaaacatattttaagaagacaatacaatttattcaaaaatatttacaattgtttACACTCAACAATTATCTAATTCACATACTTGTTCTTCTATGAACAATTGCTCAACTGTGGAGTTCAGGTTACCCAACCATCATGCTCTGGTAGAACTCATCATAACTTTGTTGAGCTTTGGTGTCAGTTGTTCTCCATAACCAAAAATCTTCATATTTGGACATTTTATTATCATAAGTTTCTCCAAAACAGGAAATTCAATAGAATATGAGCTTGAGCTAAAACAACCAATGCTACTTAGCTGTACAAGCTTCAATTCGGACAAACTAGGAAAAACAATCTTCTTTGCTAATGATGATGATACTTCCTCATTTGTGACTATTTCTTCCAATGCTGAgcaatcatatattttaagtttCCAGAGCTTCACAAGGCTTTTGACTATGGAGGGGGTGAAGaggctttttaatttattgcaactaaaaatatatatagaagttAAGTTTCCCAAACTTGGGGAGGTTGTGGTGAGATCTTTCCTTGGTGGTAttatttcctcttcttctctcatTATGAAAATCTCCTCTAAATTGTCACAACTACATATCTCCATTTCTTCCAAACAAATGAGACTCTGCAACAAATCTTGTGAAAATATCTTAACTAACTTTGGGCACatccataattttattctcttcAAGTTGCAAAGGTTTATGTATTGAGTTTCACCTTTCCATATATGTGTCAGGTTTGGCAGATATTTCAAATATAGTTCCTTTAATGACGAAAGCaactttgttttttcatatgtCACCTTAAGCACTTCACAATCAAATACATATACCATTGATTTACACCAGCCTACTTCTAAATATTCCGTTTGTTCAATTACCAAATTCTTTAGGCAATTAATCAATCCTGAAATCATAACCTTATCATCATTTGACATCAacaattttcttgaatattcttttgAACCAATCATGAAGTTGACCTTTTCAAAACGTCCTACACCACCTATTATTATTGCAaagtttgataagtttttgaatggcacatcattatcaattaaGAAATTCAAGTTTGGGATAATAATTTTCAAGCTAGTCAATCTAGACAAAGATTGTAACTCAGCAAGCTTTGCATTGTTTCTCAAACCCCCCTCATCTCCTTCAGAATCCCAATGCTCAAAACTTCTTAAAACATACAACTCCTCCAATTTACACAGAGAAGATATGACACCATGTGCTATTCGTGCAAGCTCTTCACAACCGTTCAAATCTAATAACCTCAAATGAATTAATTGACTGAAAGATATTGGGATCTCCCTAACATTAGAATCATTAAGGCTAAAAATTTCTAGTTTACTTAGTTGCCCGATAATAGATAAGTCGCCTAACTCGCAACCATTAAGATACAATGTTCTAAGATTTGCCAGCAAAGAAAGTGACTCTGGCAGTGGCAATAATTGAGTTTTACTCAAGTCTAAAACTCTAAGATCTTTCATGccttgaaaaaaattgttagggAAAACCATTTTAGAATTTCCCTGCAACAGTAAAGATTGTAACTTTGGGCATTCCATCATATCTGACACTTCTTTAATATCATTTGACATTAATGAGATACATGTGAGATCTTCATATGTATCTCTGTTTGGCCACTTTTTTAGACCAGTGCCAGCTTTGACCAAGAATATTTGATTGTACTTAGGTGCTATTATATGTGCAACATCACGTACAACATCATGCAATTTTACATACTCTTCCATATTGTACCGATGTTTTCcataaatcaagagaaaagaagaggtcaacGTACTTACAATAGCGTGAACTCTGTGCCTAACATCCTTCATTGTCTCAACATTTTTGAACCACCTCAAAGCCACTCCATATGTAACTAAAACTTCAATTGGGATTTCAAAATCCTCTGAAAACACGCTACAAAAGAAGAACAATGATTTTGCATCATCGCTTTCTAGATATTTGATGCTCAACTCTAAAGATGAAATCACACTTCTTTGCATCCCTGGGATATCTGTATAAGCAGACATTTTTAGTTGTCGTGCTACATCTTTCCACACATGctcatttttgttctttaatgtcTTTGCTATTGTCACAATTGCAAGTGGCAAGCCATTACATTCAGCAACTACATCTTTTGCGATTGAGCTTCTGATAGAATTTTCAACATCCATTCCAACGTGCTCCTTGAATATCTCCCACGATTCCTGTTCTGATAAAGTTTTGACTATATATGTTTTGTCACAATCCATTTCATCGCACACATTTTCACTTCGAGAGGTAAGCACAATCTTACAACCTCCGTGATCCTTCCCAAAAGGAATACCAATCTCGGCCAATTCAATTTCTCCCCAAACATCATCCAATATCATGAGAATTCGTTTCTCCTGCTTAATTCTCTGCCACAAGGAACTTGCTCGTGCTGATTCAGGAATATCCGACAATGATTTCAGATCTAGCTTGTAAGCAATTGCTTTTTGAATTTCCATGATATTTGGGGTTTGAGACACAACTACAAAAACTACTGAATCATACAACTTCTCTTCCTCAGTTTGTTTGCCAACTTGTTTCACCAGTGTGGTCTTACCCACACCCCCCATCCCACATATTCCAATTATGCTGACCTTGTCATCTTTCAAGGCCTccataatttcattcttgattgattCTCTGGATTCAAAAATTCCAGAAAATCCAACAGTTGGAATGATAATGCTTGAAGGAGGAGGAGCAGGCTGAGACAGAGTTTGAAATTTTCCATCTTCTCGGAGCTGAGTGATCACCGTTATCTTCTGCTTTGCCACCTTGCTGAACCGGTAACGCGATCGGACATTAATGCACCACCCTTTGAAGCACATCTTGTTCACGTTGCCTTCATCTTCAAAAAACTTTTCTGCTTCTGCAGAGACATCATCAACTTCAGATATCCAGCTTTGGACATCAGGTAAGATAATTCCTCTGTTTCTTTCAGCAGCATCAATTTTCAATTGCATGCTGTCTCTGGTAGCCTTGAGTTGCTGAGCTTGATTTCGTAATGCTTCGATGTTGTCATTGTAGTTAAGCAGGTAGCCAATCTGGCGGCCTGCTGCATCGAACAAGCGGCTGAAAATAATTTCAGAAATTGAACTAACAGATGAAGCAACAATTTCCATGCTGTAAATTTTGAGTGTTTTTGGTTGTCGAGAGATCGAGGATGAATAATGATGGATAGAAGGTAGGAAAGAGAAGAGAATGGCATGTAATTCATCTCTTATAATACTTCTATCCTCTGCCTTTTGTGGTAGAAGTGATTCCCCACCacaatcagaaaaaaaaaaaaaaaactgtctcATTACAACAATTTGGTAATGGAAACCAGCTCAGGTTTTGCacaagtattattatattaagcatgaattattaattaattaataacaaagtTTAGCTTTTGCAAGAGCACTTAATAAAGCTAATGCTACTTTGCCTAgtttaatcttcattttccaccactttgaattataaaataattaaagatagaAATGTTTAAAGATAAGGacaagattaaaataataataataataataatttgaaaaaaaaaggttaaaaattataatatttaaaacaattaagcTATCacgaaataatattatttcatatgatAATAGACAAAATGAAATTCTTGTAATAATTGGTTAagataattcaaatcgaattaggTTCCATAGTTAAACTAGAATAAACCATAGACTACCCAACTTTCGAGTTGgattgaaccaaattatgcaaGTGCAAATGAGTTAATCAGTAATGAAATagcgaaattaaaaaaaggcaaGGAAAAGAGATTGCAATGGAGACTCACaatatgaagatgaagatggatgaACAAGCAGAATTAAGAAAAGGCAGGGAAAAGAGATTGCAGTGGAGACTCACcatatgaagatgaagataaatgaaagtaaaatttagtctccaaaatctaaaaagtaaaaaaggttaaagaactcattcaaaatccttcaacaccaaattttctattgtacttcaattttttttttcatattttcaaatgagaTGCTTGAAGAGTTCAATCTCTACAGTGGTAGCAGTGTGCATAGACtacaaaattgattattattagattttgagtagaatcaaatttgaatattagttgatttaattttaatttgaatccacAACCGATAGTTTGAAATTgagtttgtttaaaaatattttgttaaagattatcaacataacaaataatattattaataaataaataatatcaacaactgataaataatattgttgacataataaaaaatattatcaaacagAATTTTAAactatactcaaaataaattatctaattgaatttttgttttcttggataatttatcaaattgaaattataatttgaatttaacataGAATCAAACCATGCAATTAGTAAAGTTGAGGTATTTTTTGGGTAAATCGAAGTTgagttaaactttttttaatgaaaaagaacaagactaaaatgataataatttgaaaaataaagtacCAATGAAATGTTTGAAACAATTGGACTAATGTAAGTCTTTCTCCTACAGTAACTTCTGTTTTGTCAAAGTCCATTTGACCTAAAAACGTAGAGTAGCTGACCTTACTTTTTAGCTGGAAACCACTAACACAACATGTAATCATGCCTTCTGACATTAAATTTTGTGGAGGAGACCCACCAAGTGAAAGAGGGGTAGGAGTGAAAGTGTATTCAGTCTCCtgactttgaaaaagaaaaataaaaataatttaagaattcaTTCAAAATCCTTCATTTAACTGCTCAACAATCAAAAAGATTTCTTTCACATTTTAAGTTAcggtattttcatttttgtcattAGAAAAGTATAGGCACTGTCATGTGGTTGCTTTTTGGAAGACATAAATGAGTTAATGAggtataaaataagaaaaagcagGGAAGAGAGATTAAAGTGGAGGTCCACcttatgaagatgaagatggattAGAGTAAAATTTAGcctttaaatatgtatattcgaATGTATGGGAGCCAAAAATCAAGCTATGAGCAAAGGTATTTTTAGTGGTATTAAAATGGGTGAACGAGAATTATGagtatataaacaaatctttTTTATGAGTGACTTTTGAATGGTTGATATCTGGAGACTAGAAGATACTAAAGATAAAGAGAGATTACAGTGGAAACCCACTATGTGAAGGTGAAGATAAAGATGGATGGGAGTTAAATTTCATGTGGCTATTCCTGGAAGATGCCTCTGTTTTTGGTAGATTAATTATCTACCAGCCACAACTTGACTCTTGATTTTCCattgcaaataaaaaaagtgaGTGGTTATTTTccaatgtcaaatcaattgaatttcgTGAAACTTTCATTTCATATTGTAAATGAATTGAGATGATGATCCATCATTTATAGTAAACTtagaaaaatcaatcaatacaaattcattgtaaatataattttttattttatttttttaatttttgtagatTGCATCATGATGGATCACAAGTCTTTCTTGTCAAGCCTCaacttgatttgaaaattcatgGATTGTGTCTAAAATTTGTTGCAAGAATTTGTTATAGTAGAAGTCCTCCTAAACTACAAAATTGATTagaattagattcaaattgagttttatttgaatatgtATTGATTCAAACTACTagaaaatactaattaattaattaatagattttataatgTAATCACAAAAAGAGACACATGCCATGTTTTTCTGCCAGGAGTTTTCGAttcttgttttgaaaataatttaacaaacagtGTGTGGAATTGTAATTTGCTGTTGACCAGGTATGCAAGGAAGATATTGATTTTATTGGGTATTAATTTAAAGAGTACAGTCAATGTGAGTCGACAAGTTCTTAGAAGATCCAAATGAGTTTACGAGGTATGAAATCAAAAAAggcaagaaaaattttaaacctatGCGATATATTGAATTAGTGTtatgtgaagatgaagatgggtGAGACTCAAAATTTCTCTCCAAAatctaatctaatttaaaaattttaaatccatACCATATATTGCAGATCAAATTGaattacattttattaatataaatataattttgacagTGACTTCTCTCCGATAATCCTAATAATTGATAACTTTCCCGACAATAGAATGTGAAACCAGAAAAAACAGGAATAAAGTTCAACTACTCCActttgaattgtaaaataattaattaaggaggtctcttttttcttactttgataaattataattctgTCCACATGGTAAGTTTccacaatcaatcaattaaagttaaataaattgaattcggTGGAACTTTCTTCTATAGATGAATGAATTGAGTTTACACTGAATCATTCACACTAAACTTATAAGCAATTGATTCTTGTTCACTGTTTagtatttgattattatttatactttataaAGAAAGTAGTTGGTATGTTGCTCTCAAAGTTTGATTAGTTGTTGAGATTAGGTTAAGTTGCAATTCCAACAcgatacaatacaaaaaaaatcatgttagaATTAAGTATTTCTAATAGGAAATTTATTTCAGGTCAATCTAATACGATTCGAAATTAAATCAGATAGTATTAAGGTTCACATGAAAGTAACCCAACACGACATGAATTGACTTGAATGTTTTGAAGAAATGTTACttcaataaaatttgttagggataaattatgagtaatgttatgtgtatacacttttggtatacaatttgaaTCCACAAATGatattcatcatatgattgagtgttattttatctttaattcaagaCCAATTACATAATAGtacatcatctatgtatctaaattgtataggccaaaagacttgttctcaccaAAGGTATAGTGCAATCCTAAAGTCCCaccctctaactttcaaaaacataaaGTCTCACTTATAggtcaatttctattaaaattttcagttatgattaagggtaaaatcattattttaaaaataatattaaaaaaatataactaattaTACTTTCcctactaattttaaaaactaataacttcttCCCTacataaagttttctaactttgaaaaatcatatttttttcacaaacctagggtttccatcttTTTCCAACTTCAATTGCCCCCCTTAACTCTTAAAAATAGCATTTCACCCCCTCTTGAAAGCAACATTCGTTTCAACATCCTCCATCATCAGCGTCCTCTCTGACATCCTCCTTTGTCAACATCCTCTCCAATATCCTATTTCCCCTAAGCCAATGGGAAATAGTGGTGTGACAAAGAGCTGTCTCTTTGTCACACCATTGTTTCCCATTAGCTCAAGTGAATGAGAAGGTTGAAGAGGATGGCGAAAGGGATGCCACAAAACTAAAGTTCaagtgggggggggggggtgaaactgttgtttttaaaagttttgaggggctgttgaagttgaaaaaagatggaaaccctaggtttgagagtgaaaatgtgacttttcaaacttagaatACTTTaggcaagggtaaaattataaatttttaaaacttcgggggaaaatataatgaattatatatttttttaatattatttttaaaataacgattttattcttaaacctaactaaaaattttaacaaaaattggttCTTTGGTAGGACTTTGGAATTTTACTATACTTCTGATGGGAACAAGTTTTTTAGCCAATTGTGTACAACACATAGTTTCtattgataaattatagaaatattgaaaaataatatcaacaataattgaaaactTTACAAATTGCATATAGTtgcatttttatataattgtaattactcatattattttttattttttactttaatattttatttttttgttaagtagtaagaatataatttggttagttagattattgactcattttaaaggtcttagtatgtaatttttataaataagataaaatattatattttgtgttttactaatatttgattaggataatttggtgaataaattaaaatgataaaaatactatgaagagtgaaaacaatagataatttcaaattaatttgggtCAAGTCAAGTCAACTTAAATATCAAAGGGtttgattaaagttaaaaaaatttaacacgattttaatttgggtcGAGTTAGAGTTGAAAGTTTTTGACACAAAACCCGAATTGATactatatgaataaaatttgatgACATGAACTATCAGATCTTACAATGATAGATACCTAATgcacaaaatgagaaaattttaatgtgtttttgtCGAGTTATAGGGATAGATGCATAAATAATCCCAAACCTTAGAGT comes from the Mangifera indica cultivar Alphonso unplaced genomic scaffold, CATAS_Mindica_2.1 Un_0002, whole genome shotgun sequence genome and includes:
- the LOC123205190 gene encoding probable disease resistance protein At1g61190, whose translation is MRQFFFFFSDCGGESLLPQKAEDRSIIRDELHAILFSFLPSIHHYSSSISRQPKTLKIYSMEIVASSVSSISEIIFSRLFDAAGRQIGYLLNYNDNIEALRNQAQQLKATRDSMQLKIDAAERNRGIILPDVQSWISEVDDVSAEAEKFFEDEGNVNKMCFKGWCINVRSRYRFSKVAKQKITVITQLREDGKFQTLSQPAPPPSSIIIPTVGFSGIFESRESIKNEIMEALKDDKVSIIGICGMGGVGKTTLVKQVGKQTEEEKLYDSVVFVVVSQTPNIMEIQKAIAYKLDLKSLSDIPESARASSLWQRIKQEKRILMILDDVWGEIELAEIGIPFGKDHGGCKIVLTSRSENVCDEMDCDKTYIVKTLSEQESWEIFKEHVGMDVENSIRSSIAKDVVAECNGLPLAIVTIAKTLKNKNEHVWKDVARQLKMSAYTDIPGMQRSVISSLELSIKYLESDDAKSLFFFCSVFSEDFEIPIEVLVTYGVALRWFKNVETMKDVRHRVHAIEKIAREQLNEEEEEEEEEEEKVNT